ATTATTTATGCCATGTTATATTAAGATCATCTACCCACAAAGGAAACGAGCCTCTCTGTTTGTAGAGATCATTACATAGATGTGTGTCTGTAGCCTTTGCATCATGTCTGTCCTTGTAAGAGTGAGAGGGCTTCAGAGCCTATAGCTCTATTAATTATAAGTTAGTAATACACTAGTGCATTTTATTATGACTTTTCATGCCCAAATCATTACACCCTGCTTATACTTGCTTACTCTTACTGACTACCACCATTCTGGACGCTACCTTTATCATTTTAACTGTAGACAATAAAATGTGTTGGTTTTGTGTTGGTTTTGGCACAGGGTGTCGTTCTGTATCCTATCTAGCCTCAGCTTCCCTGTACCAGGACTTCACAGGCCTGAGCCATCATGAATAGACTATCAGCACTACATGGTGACTAGATAATTCTATGCTCAGCCCAGCTATATGCCCCTCCCCAGGTCCCTAAGGACCTTGAGAGATTAGGGGTGTTTGTCCCTAAATAGTTATCAAAGAGAGTTTATTATAAACAAGCTACATGTTGGGCTCCACTTGTTTGTATAAAATGCAAAATTGAACATTTGTGCCTTGGTACAATCTGACCTTGAACAGGTTTCTAAGGAGTTGACATTAGAAACGTGCCCCCACCGAGGGCAGGGGACTCCTTTGTAGGTATTTCCTTCCCTGTTCACTGCTACTAGTGCAGCTAGGTATGGAATGCTCCGTCTATTAGCAGATATTTAGTGTATTAGCTCTCCCACACTTAGTCCTAGTGCTGGTGCCTAGGAGACAAATACAGCTAACTCGTTGTTAGGGAGTTATTACCTAGAATCCTCCATTTCATCTTCTGTAAGGTGAGGATAGTAATAGAACCCCACATGAGAGCTGTAGGGTTAAATGCGACAATCCACAGGAAAGTGCTTGAAAGCTGATTTAAGCTATGCCCCCAATTAAATATGAGTGATGGTGCCGTTCAGTTGACAATGGTAAGAAGTCCTATAGTCACTAGTGAACATGTTGAACACACGGGTTGTCAGAATTCCTATGTCTCACTTGGAACATATAGTAAGAATGCTTTGTAGATATAATTGCAGTAGAAAATTCTgtctggctgggcggtggtggtgcacgcctttaatcccagctcttgggaggcagaggcaggcagatttctgagtttgaggtcagcctggtctacagagtaagttaggacagccagggctatacagagaagccctgtctcgaaaaacaaaaacaaaacaaacaaaacaaaacaaaaattctgtcTGATGGAATACTTTGTGTTCCCTTCCTTGGTACTTTAAAGTTTTAAGGGAACACTTCAAACATCATCTTAACTAAGTGAAAGTCATTTGCTACATTTGTGATCGAGAATTTTTACAAAGGTAAGTTGCTTCACTCAAAAAAGATCTCTTAAATAAGCTTCAGAATAATCTATACCCTCTTTAAAATCTCTCCTCTAAGTATCAGTTAAGATGAATTCAGTTGCTGAATTTGGGAGTCACTTAAAAAATGCCATCTTTTATTCAAATAAATACTGACTGGGTTCATTTTCTGTGCTGGGGGTTCTAATTTGCTCTAGGAATCCAAAGATGGAAGGAGATGGGCCCTGCTCCTCTTTAGACCAGGTAGGAGGAAAGAATTTCCTTGCATTTAGGGTACCACTCTCTGCTAGAGAATGAGCTAATTATTTAAGACTCTAGAGGGAGGAGGGACTAGGGAGTTGGGCAGCCTCTGTCCACTCTGAAGGAGGATGGTAAGGCGTGGCAAAGAGGCAGGAAGCAATGGATAGTTCACACATGGAGAGTTTTATCCTGTTCATCCTAATCTTGGAAGAACCTTATGATTTTCTTGAAAATCGTTGACTAAAATAAACTACTTGGGCAGGGGTAGATTCCTCACTCTCCTTTTCAAACAGCTCATGCTATATTcaatattaaaagcaaaaactGACAATACATGGATCTTTAACACATTTGGTAGATGTAGCAAATTTATAATCTCACGAGGTACTGAGAATACagttaatgtatttttaatttacagcAGGTTTCCGGACGGTATCTCCCTTTTCTTGAGGTTTCTGCTTTGCGGTTGTTATCTGTCTACCTCGGCTTCACTTTGTGATCCACCAAGAGAAAAAGACAGTGGAGAAGAATAAAATCCCCCAATTCACCTCCAGCGTACAGGGCTGGTGACACCCTAAACGGTCACCTTCAGAGACTGAATTTGTGCGTTCTCACGTCCAGTTGCCTCGGGACTTTGCCAGTAATGTTCTTtgagatctggaaaagaaatgcCTAAAGGATCCCTCCACCTCAGTTTTGAACCGCAACCACAAGAGGCAACCAACCAGAAACTGCCTCTGCTTGTGCCTGTGAACTGATTACCACACCAAGCCACTGAACAGCACTGTGCTGAAATGCTGAAAAGCTTGGTGAGTTCTCCGGTGGGTGTGGCTGTCGGCGTTTCCCTCCTAGTACTCTTGCTGGTCTGTGGAATTGGATGCGCTTGGCACTGGAAACGCCGGGAAAGCACGTCATTTACCTTACCGAAGGTTATGCAAAGGAGAAACAGCAAACATAAAGACTTCACGAAAACCGTTGGCTTGAGTGCCTACGTGACTGGACCAAAAGGCACTAAAACCTCGGCGGAAAGCAAAGGCCACAAATGTGCTGCCAAGAAAAACAAGGAGCAGGGCAATTATGAAAATGTGGAAGTGTGCCCTCCCTGCACCGAAAGAGCAGCTGAGAAGGGCCTGTATGAAAACACGCAGCCGTCTAATCTCGAGGAGCACGTCTACGGCAATCAAACAGACCCCCTCTATTGTAACTTCCAGAAACctagccctcctcctcctcaagacgAAGACATATACATCCTTCCAGATTGCGACTAGCTTTGCAACAGACTTGTTGCTAGAGGAAAAACCGATCACTAGTCCTCGGAGTGGGCTGATAGCATCATGATCAAATTATTCCGATGAAATCAGTGGTCTCTTTCAGATCACCACCCTTGTAAATCCTCACTAAGAGAGCCATTATAGACAATTCTagaatgccccccccccgcccccagcatgTGCCCTAGCTTCAATTAAATCTGTGCTGTATtatatccatttttcttttgaaatatctCCTGTAGCCGCTTTCCTTCGTTCCTTCTTCTACCATCTTTTGAGGCTCAGCACTGTTGCAGTCTCCTAGCAGGTCAGCTTTCTCCTGTGCTGAGGGGCTAACCCAAGGCTTCTCATATGCCAGGTTGTgttcaactgctgagccacatgTCTAGCCTGGTCTTCCGAGTTACATCCGATCAATAGCCTATGACACAGCAGGTTGATCTACATCATTACTttgcccccaccccaaccccaaaaTAATAATCTTTAAGTTGCTTGCAAATGATGTAAAGGTCAAAACCCTAACTCCAGGATTCATGACTTTTTTCAGTCACTTTTGTCGGTTATTTCCTCTCACACCTAACTTTGCATCTCTCTGCTCTGCAGTGTGACTTGTCTGCCTCTCAGGCCTGCCTTGGGTCATTTCTTCCAGAATCCCCCGTTTCCAACCTACACTTCCCTTTTTAGACCTTACTGCCTCATTGATTCTTTGAGCATTTAAAGTTATGAATGTTTGCTGTGGATTTTACTACTCATGTACTATGAGGGTGTCTTCAGTTGCAGTTAAACAGAAATGAAGTGGTGCCTAGTAATACTTTTAGACCCCAAGACATCGTCTGAGAAACTGAAAGTTTGGTTAATTGAAGAGGACATGCATCTTGCCGGTTGTCATATAGTTCTGAGAAAAACTAATAAATTTACTAATTCTAAATCTATCTAATGAAGTTTTGCTGAATGTTTTCTaacgatgtgtgtgtgtgtgtgtgtgtgtgtgtgtgtgtgtgtgtgtgtgtgtgtgttttattgcaCTGGGTAGTTGGGAGATATGGAGAGAAATTGTAAGCaagcaaggaaagaaagagagagtgggcaggagagagagagtggtgggggatggaggggaggagCGAGAAACAAGAAAGGAGACAAACCATGAATGTAAACTTtctacacagaaagaaaagacaatagATACATACTGTGTTTATTATGAGTCTCTAACCACTGGCTTTTACAGGATGCTCTGAACTACTTGGCTGGGTACCCAGTCCATTGTTACTTTTTCCAGGTAGGAAATCTTTACTGAGTTTGGCTGACAGGAAGTTTTCGTAGAACAGAACACAGAAGGAATTTGTTCCTTCTTGTCCTCTCTGCAGAACAAAATGCAAGCATGTGACTGACTTCAGCATCTCTGGATGCTGTTAGCAGTTTCTCATTCCTCCTAGCCTTATCCCTCTATTAGAGGCTCCTTAGAGGACCTCCATTAGGGGTTCCTTTGGATCCAAGGACCAGCACTCAGATTCCCCTGAGGTATCATCAGGAAACAAAAGTCATTCTGAGTTCTAGGGACCAGCTCTGCCAGGCTCTGAAATTCAGAACTTAGTTTCAGGTTTATAAATATCTGCAGTTACCATCTCCATGTGCTCAGGCCTATGGTGTCCTACCTTATATGGAGGAGTTATCTACCTCCATATAAGTGTGtaagtttgtgtgcatgtgcatatgagtaagtgtatatgtatgtgtatacatgtgtgtatatgcatgtatgtgcatgtgcataggaatatgctgtgtctgtgtgtatgtgcttttgtgtgtgagaacatgtgtctgtgtgggttgtgtgtgagtatatgtatatatatatgtatgtgtgaacagTTCAATTGTGTATATTACATTCCCTCTGttaaactggaaaaaaatgttcctttcccAGTTAGACTCCACTATCAACATttcttagttgcctatagttctttgtgtagggttttCTAATCAGAGCCCCAAACACCAGgcatgaattcattctttaaaataatacttctgaaccattttaaaactttgaaacttaaaaaaaatcgtCCACGAGAGATGAAGATGATAAAGTTGTTTATATCTGTATAGGACAACATTTTTCAATGGTCCTGATACTATTAGAAGATACTATTACCTACTACAACAAAAGAAGAAGCTGTGGCAGAGGAGACAAGATAGCAGCAACAAATACATCAAGTGTAATATAGCTGTGGGCTTATAACACATGAAGGTCTGGTGATGTCCTGTGACTTACAGCAATCATAGTTAAAGTCTGGTTCCAGCCCTTAGCAACAGTGAGTGTATGGTGTATAGACTCTGCTCTCTGCTTTATATCTTACTTCCTAACTCATTATTAATTCTTATGACAAGGAAAGCCTTGCTCATGCCACCATTAGCATTGGATTACAGCCTCCACTTACTGCTTAGGCCAGAGAGTAAGGGTAAAAATGGCTAGGCACTTAAGCCAAGGTGCCAGTTGAGATACTGGGCTTCTTGCAAATAggtaagagaaagaaaccaaatagAAGATTCTATTCACATTGTAATTGCCTAGAGCATTAGGTttttaaccttcctaatgttgtaaCCATTTGATACAGTTTATGTTGTAGTGTCCctgaaccataaaattattctcattgctaccttgtaattgtaattttgctaccagttatgaattgtaatgtacaCATCTGTATTTTTGGATGGTTTTACATGACCTTGTGAAAGTGTAATTTGACCACCAAAGGGATGGCAACCCATGGTTTGAAACCCCCTACCCTagacatttgtgtttcctttacatCCCTATGTTGAAACTTTACCTCTAATGCCATGGAGTTTGGAGGTGGACCCTTTGGGCCGCGATGAGCTTAGATGTGGTTAGATGAGAATGGAGGCCTCAGGTTGGAACGGTGCCTGTACAGGAAGAGCCAGAGGGCTGCTGGCTTGGCCCACTGGCCCAGTACTTCCTGGTGAGTAGTTATTAACTTACATTTTCCTGAAAGACAGGATGACATCTTGAGTAGATTATATCTTAGTTGTAATTACATTTTGAACAAAAGGCCCCTTTTATTCCTCTGTTGGATGGACGTGAAGTTATGGGACATCAAAATCATGAATATTCTAAATGACTTTAATGACCAAATAGGATGAAGGCATTTTAAGTCATACAGTAAATATCAATCAAGTGTCTAAGCTCTGAAAGGGTACAGGGTCATCAATAGTAGAGAAGGATGGGGAAACATGATGTCTCAGCAGTCACATGGCTTATAAGTGACAAAGGCATACCCAAACCAAAGCTATTAAAAAGTCTCATGTTAATGGTCT
Above is a genomic segment from Apodemus sylvaticus chromosome 16, mApoSyl1.1, whole genome shotgun sequence containing:
- the Gapt gene encoding protein GAPT encodes the protein MLKSLVSSPVGVAVGVSLLVLLLVCGIGCAWHWKRRESTSFTLPKVMQRRNSKHKDFTKTVGLSAYVTGPKGTKTSAESKGHKCAAKKNKEQGNYENVEVCPPCTERAAEKGLYENTQPSNLEEHVYGNQTDPLYCNFQKPSPPPPQDEDIYILPDCD